The genomic segment ATGAACCCCTGCCGTTCCAGTTCCTCGTAGGCTCGCTTGGTGGTCATAAAGCTGATCCGCAGTTCCAGCGCCAGGTTCCGCATGGAGGGGAGCATTTCCCCTGCCCGGAGCTTTCCCTCCAGGATCATGGTCTTGATCTGGCTTGCGATCTGTAGATAAATCGGCTCGCCGGACGCGTTGCTGATGTTGATGTTCATGGCGTGTACACTCCCTGTAAGACTGATCCGCCTTCCGGATGGCGTGAAAAGTCTAAATTGTATAACTAGTATGTATACAATTATAACACTGTCAGTTCCTGCTGTCAAGGGGAAAATAAAAAAAGAGCGTATGCTTTTGCATACGCTCTCAATGGATTGCCGTATTACTCCACAGAGTTGATGAACATATCGTAGATCCGCCGGGTGGCTTCCGCAAAGTCGCTTTCGCTGATGCCCACGATCACGTTCAGCTCGCTGGAGCCCTGGTCGATCATCTTGATGTTGATCCGGGCATGTGCCAGCGCCGCAAAGATCCGTGCCGCCGTGCCCCGTGTGCGCCGCATGCCCCGGCCCACAACTGCCAGCAGGGCGATGCCGTGCTCCACCTCTATGTGATCCGGATTCACCGCCTTCCGGATCTGGGACAGCACCTGCTGCTCCTTGCCTTCCATGTCCGCCTCGCTGATGATGATGCTCATGGTGTCGATGCCGGAGGGCATATGCTCAAAGTTGACGCCGTTGTCCTCCAGAACCCCCAGCACCTTCCGGCAGAAGCCCAGCTCACTGTTCATCATGGCCTTCTGCATATTGATGGCGCAGAAGCCCTTCTTGCCGGCGATGCCGGTGATGGTGTAGCCGCTGACCTCGTCGTTGTCGTCGGAAACGATCATGGTGCCCGGTGCATCCGGACAGTTGGTGTTCCGGATGTTGATGGGGATGCCTGCCGTCCGAACCGGGAAAATGGCGTCCTCATGCAGCACAGTGGCGCCCATGTAGGACAGCTCCCGCAGCTCCTCGTAGGTAATGGTGGAGATCACCTTCGGGTCATTGACCACTCTGGGATCGGCGATCAGGAAGCCGGATACATCCGTCCAGTTCTCGTAAATGTCCGCCTTGACCGCCCGGGCAAGGATGGAGCCGGTCACATCGGAGCCGCCCCGGGAGAAGGTGCGCACATGACCGTCAGCGGTTGCCCCGTAAAAGCCCGGCAGCACCACCCGATCCATGCCGGAAAGCCGCTGCCGCAGCAGGGCAATGGTTTCATCCAGCTGGAAGGCGCCGTTCTGGTCAAAGCGGATTACCTCTGCCGCATCCAGGAAGGCGTATCCCAGGTAATTTGCCAGCAGCATGCCGTTGAGGTATTCCCCCCGGCTTGCGGCATAGTCCCGGCTTGCCCCCTGCTTCAGATCCGCTGCGATTCTGGCAAAGGCATCATCCAGGGAGAACGCCAGCCCCGGGTCGTCGATGATCCCCTGGTACCGGCTGTGGATCCGGTTCAGATCCTGGGAAAACTCCTGCCCTTTCTGGGCAAGCTCGTGGCAGGCGTAGAGCATGTCCGTCACCTTGGTGTCGGCGGAATTGCGTTTACCCGGTGCGGAGGGAACTACATAGCGCCGTGCGTCCTCTGCGTGAATAATTGCGGCAACCTTGCGGAACTGTGCTGCGTCCGCCAGGGAGCTGCCGCCGAATTTTACAACCTTGTTTGCCATTGGATGGCCTCCTGTTCTCTATACACATACGCTGAGCGTATCATAGACATGATACATATTATTATAATTCATCCCGCAGACAAAAGCAATTGGTATCTGTGCCAAATATTCACCCGGGGAAGTTGTAGTTTTGGTGAATACGCTTGTATGCTCCGGGCGGACAGGCGAAAAAGCATGCCTTTGGCGCAAAATTTTTTGCAAAATTGCTTGCAAATATTGAAGGATTGTGATATAATACCTAGTAGAAGTATAGAAGAAAGGAAGACCGGAGCAATCCGGTCTTTCACTTTGTTAGGAGAAATTGCATGAAGCTGAAGAAAAACGGAGCCACGGAGCAGAAGGTCTATGCGCTTGCAGCGCCTCTGGCAGAATCCCTGGGTCTGGTGATCTGGGACGTGCGCTTTGAAAAGGAAGGCGCAAGCTGGTACCTGCGGGTGTTCATCGACAAGGATGAGGGTATCTCCATTGACGACTGTGAGGCTATGAGCCGGCCCCTCAGCGACCTGCTGGATGAGGCGGATCCCATCGACCAGCAGTATTTTCTGGAGGTAGGCTCCGCCGGACTGGAACGGGATCTGGTGCGGGAGTCCCATTTCGCCGCTTCCATCGGTGCGGTGGTGCGGATGCGGCTGATCCGGCCGGATGAAACAGGACAAAAGGAATATGTAGGGGCGCTGGAGTCCTTTGACAAGGAGCAGGTACGCCTTGTGCTGGAGGATGACACGACAGTGACAGCACCCTTTGCGAATATTGCGCATATAAAATGGCATGAAGATTTCTGAAATAGGATATAGGAGGAATGGATCAAAATGAATAACGACTTTTTTGCAGCGCTTTCCTTGCTGGGGGCGGAAAACAGCGTGGAGACCGATCTGCTGGTGGAAAAGGTGAAGAGCGCCATGACAAAGGCCATACACCGGGCGTATCCGGACAGCGGCGACAACGTGCGGGTGGACATTGACCCGGTGACCAAGACCTTTGATCTGTGCATCATCAAGACCGTTGTGGACGATGAACCCCTGGATGACAACGAGATCAACATCGACCAGGCAAGACTCATCGACCCTTCCGCAGTGGTTGGAGGCACGGTGGAATGCAAGCTGGATACTGCATCCCTGAGCCGGAATGCGGCACAGTCTGCCAAGCAGTCCATCCGGGGGGATCTGAGAGAGATCAGCCGGGAGAATCTGCTGACCAAGTTCCAGGACAAGGAGAACGAGTGCATTACCGCTACCGTATCCCAGGTGGAGCCGGGCAGGGGCACCGTGACCCTGATCTATGACAAGACGGAGCTGTATCTGTTCCGGAACGAGCAGATCCCCGGCGAGGTACTCAAGGAGGGGCAGTCCGTCAAGGTATACATCACCGGCATTGCCAACAAGCAGAAGAAGCCCATCATCAAAATCTCCCGTGCTCACCGGGATCTGGTCAAGCGGCTGTTTGAGCTGGAGGTTCCGGAGATCTATGATGGCACTGTGGAGGTCATGGCAATTTCCCGGGAGGCTGGTGCCCGTACCAAGATCGCCGTACAGTCCCATGATCCCAACGTGGACGCAGTGGGCGCATGCATCGGCCCGAAGCGCTCCAGAATCACAGCAGTGGTCAACGAGCTGAACGGGGAGAAGATCGACATCATCAACTACAGCGACAAGCCGGAGGAATTCATCGCAAAGGCACTGGCTCCCGCAGAGGTGCTCAGCGTGACCATTACGGATCCGGAAAACCGCAGTTGCACCGTGGTGGTGCCCAACAACCAGTTGTCCCTCGCCATCGGCAACCGGGGACAGAACGCAAAGCTTGCTGCAAAGCTCACCGGCTATAAGATCGACATCAAGCCGGAGTTTGAGAACCCCATTCAGGGGCTGGAGTAATCAGGAAGGGAGACGGCTCTCAGGAGCCTGTGACGCAGGATGAAACCGAAGAAAATACCCATGCGGCTCTGCCTGGGCTGCGGTGAAATGAAGCCCAAGCGGGAACTGATCCGGGTGGTCAAGGCGCCGGACGGAGAGATCTCCCTGGATACCACCGGGAAAAAATCCGGCAGAGGGGCGTATATCTGCCCGGATCCCGGATGCCTGGAAAAGGCGCAGAAGGCAAGGCGACTGGAGAGATCCTTCTCCTGCCGGGTGGAAGGAGATGTGTATGATGCATTGCAGCAGCAGCTTGCAGCAGCTACTGGGTCTGGTGACCATCTGCCGGAAGGCGGGTAAGCTGATCTGCGGCTTTGATCCGGTGGGGGATGCTGTGAAAGCCGGCAAGGCGGCATGCGTGCTGCTGACCCGGGACGCCTCTCCCCGCACGGTGAAAGAAGCCCGGTTCCGGTGGGCGGAGCAGGTGTCTGTTCTGGATACGCCCTTGACCATGGAACAACTGGAGCAGTGCTTTCACCGGAAGGTGGCAGTGATGGCGGTGTGCGATGGGGGCTTTGCCCGGCGCTTTGCCCAGCTACTGGAGCCGGAGGAAAACAATCGTGAGCCTGGCTCACTTACTATAGATGATGTAAATCCGTAAGAATCATAAGGGGGTTTCGCCTATGACGAAGAAAATAAAGCTGAGTGATCTTGCAAAGGATCTGAACGTACCGAGTCAGGAGCTGATCGAAGCGCTGACCAAGCTGGATGAAACAAAGAAAAAGACCGGTTCCAGTCTGACGGACCAGGAGGTCAACTACCTGCTGGAGCGTTACAGCCAGGGAAATCAGGTGGAAAGCTTTGACGCATACTATGAGTCCCGGAACGACAAGCCGGCGGAGAAGCCTGCGCCCAAGCTGGAGGAAAAGCCTAAGCGTGCTGCAAAGAGCGAGCCGAAGAAGGCGGCAAAGCCGGCACCCAAGCCCGAAGCAAAGCCTGCTGCAAAGCAGGAGAGCAAGCCGGCACCTAAGTCCGAAGCAAAGCCTGCTGTAAAGCAGGAAAACAAGCCGGCACCCAAGTCCGAAGCAAAGCCTGCCGCAAAGCAGGAGAGCAAGCCGGCACAGAAGGCAAAGTCCGTGCCGGATGAAGCACGGTATGCGGCGGCAAAGGAAAAGACCATGTCCGAAGCCAAGCCCCAGAAGCAGCAGAAGCCCCAGAAGCTCCAGAAGTCCCAGCCCCAGCAGGGACAGAAGATCGGCTCCATGTCCAGCGAATCCGTCATCGAGAAGAAGCAGCGGACAGTGGATACCCGGGGCAGCTATGTGGAGCTTGACAAGTACAATGAGCGTTATGAACAGATCGCGCCCCAGAACAAGCACAAGGAAAACTACTCCACCAAGAAGCAGAAGATCAACCAGAAGTCCCAGCAGCGTCAGAAGCAGCAGTACTCCAACAAGCGGGAGACCGAGGCGGAGAAGCTGCGCCGTCTGGAGCTGGAGCGGGCAAGAAAGCAGCAGCTGAAGGTCATGATCCCGGACAGCATCATGGTCAGCGAGCTGGCGACCCGGCTGAAGGTCACGGTAACAGATGTCATCAAGAAGCTGATGGGTCTGGGAGTTATGGCAACCATCAACCAGGAGATCGATTTTGACACTGCAGCCCTGGTGGCAGAGGAACTGGGCGCAAAGGTGGAAAAGGAAGTCATTGTCACCATTGAGGAGCGTCTGATCGTAGACGATGAGGATGACGAAGGAGATCTGCAGGAGCGGAGCCCTGTGGTGGTTGTTATGGGGCATGTTGACCACGGCAAGACCTCCATTCTGGATCGGATCCGCCATGCAAATGTCACCGCATCCGAGGCAGGAGGCATCACCCAGCACATCGGTGCATACCAGGTGAACCACGGCGGCAAGACCATTACCTTCCTGGATACACCGGGTCATGAGGCATTTACTGCAATGCGTGCCCGTGGTGCAAATATTACGGATATTGCCATCCTGGTGGTGGCAGCGGACGACGGCATCATGCCCCAGACCGTAGAATCCATCAACCACGCCAAGGCGGCAGGGGTGTCCATCATCGTTGCCATCAACAAGATCGATAAGGAAGGCGCCGATCCGGAGCGGATCAAGCAGGAGCTGACCGAGCACGAGCTGGTCTGCGAGGAATGGGGCGGCGACGTTATTTGTGTGCCGGTTTCTGCAAAGACCGGACAGGGCATTGACGAGCTGCTGGAGAACATCCTGCTGGTAGCAGAGGTAAAGGAACTGAAGGCAAACCCCAACCGCCGGGCGAAGGGCACCGTCATCGAGGGCAGACTGGACAAGGGCAGAGGCCCCATCGCTACCCTGCTGGTGCAGAACGGTACCCTGCATACCGGGGACGTGATCATTGCAGGCACTGCTGTGGGCAGAGTCCGGGTCATGACCAACTTCCGGGGCAAGGTAGTCAAGAGCGCAGGCCCCTCTGTGCCGGTGGAGATCACCGGTCTGGCAGAAGTGCCCAGCGCCGGGGATATCTTCAATGCGGTTGCGGATGAGCGGCTGGCAAGAGAGCTGGTAGAGCAGAGAAAGCATGCGGCAAAGGAAGAACAGTTCAAGGCATACCACAAGGTGACGCTCGACAGCCTGTTCAGCCAGATCGCCGAGGGCGAGATCAAGGAGCTGCCCATCATCGTCAAGGCGGACGTACAGGGCTCCGTGGAGGCTGTGAAGCAGTCCCTGGAGAAGCTGTCCAATGACGAGGTGCGGGTCAAGGTGATCCACGGTGCGGTTGGCGCCGTATCCGAGGGCGATGTGATGCTGGCAAGTGCATCCAACGCCATCATCGTTGGCTTTAACGTGCGGCCGGATCCGGTTGCGGCGGAATCTGCTGCCCGGGACGGTGTGGACATCCGGCTGTACCGGATCATCTACGATGCCATCGAGGAGATCACCACTGCCATGAAGGGCATGCTGGCACCCAAGTTCCGGGAAGTGGAGCTGGGCCGTGCGGAAGTGCGCCAGGTTTACAAGATCTCCAACGTGGGTACCGTTGCCGGATGCTATGTACTCAGCGGCAAGCTGACCCGGAACTGCGAGATCCGGGTTGTGCGGGACGGCATCATCGTGGCGGACGACAAGATCGGCTCTCTGAAGCGGTTCAAGGACGATGCCAAGGAGGTTACCAGCGGCTATGAGTGCGGCGTGACCCTGGAGAAGTTTGCAGACGTGAAGACCGGAGATATTTTTGAAGCGTTTACCATGGAAGAATATCGGGAAGACTGATCGGGGCACAAATTCCCGATCAAAGCAGGAGAAGGAGGAATCCATATGGAAATCAGCCGTATGAGCAATAGTGACATGATCCAATACTGCAATGAAGCACTTGCATGGGAGGAATTGGGCCCGGTGGACATTCATTTCTTCGAGTCCGTCAAGCGGATCGTCACCGGCGAGTGCAAGGTGGATGAGCCGGAGGATATTTTCGATGAGGAAGGCTTTTTCACCGAACAGAAGGGAACCGAAAATTATTACAATCCCGGCGGGGAGGACTTCATCCACGTCTGAGGCTCCCCTGCCGGATGTTCCGGAAAGGAGGCGTACTGCCGGCACAGCGCCGGGGTACTATTGATACTATGGCTAGTTATAAATCTGACCGGCTTGCAGAGGACGTAAAACGGGAGCTGACCGCCATTCTGCGGGAGCTGAAGGATCCCCGGATCGGACAGATGCTCAGCATCGTCCGGGTGGATCTGTCCAACGATCTGTCCCACTGCAAGGTGTATGTATCCAGCTTTGAGGGGCTGGCGGTGGCGCAGCAGTCCGTAGAGGGACTGCGCAGCGCCGAGGGCTTTATCCGGCGGGAGCTGTTCCACCGGCTGAAGATGCGCAAGGCGCCTGCCATGCATTTCGTGGCGGATGATTCCATCGCCCACGCTGCCGAGATCAACCAGAAGCTGCGGGATCTGGAAGGATAACCGGGAAAGGGAAACAGGTATGCGGATAGAGATCGCCCAGGCGGCAGAATGCCTGAAACAGTGCGAGGATGTGTATATCCTCATTCATCAGAGTCCGGACGGGGACTGCGTGGGGGCAGGATTTGCCCTGATGCAGTTGCTGCATGCCATGGGCAAGCGGGCAAAGGTGCTGTGTCCCGAGCCGATTCCGGCACGGTACGGCTTCCTCACTGCCCCGGACAGCGGTGAATTCCCGGCAAAGTATGTGATCGGGGTGGATGTGGCGGATCTGCAGCTTCTGGGGAATCTGCGGAGCACCTATGAGGGGCATGTGGATCTTTGCATCGACCACCACATTTCCAATACGGACTATGCAGACCGGGTCTGTGTGGATCCGGATGCTTCTGCTGCCTGCCAGGTGCTGTACGAGATCATCCAGGCACTGGGCATACCTCTGACCGATTCCATGGCAGCCTGCATCTACACCGGCATCGCCACGGATACGGGCTGCTTCAAGTACGAAAACGCCACTGCCCGTGCCCACGAGATCGTGGCAAAGCTCAAGCGGGAGCATGCGCTCCCCTACGCCCGGATCAACCGGAATATGTTTGACGTCAAGAGCCTGGGCAGGCTGAAAATGGAGCGTGCGGTCATGGAGATCATGGAATTTTACCTGGACGGCCGCTGCACCATGATCTGCGTCACCCAGGATATTCTCCGGCAGATGCAGGTGGAGGAGGCAGAGCTGGACGGCATTGCCGGACTCCCCCTCCAGGTAGAAGGCGTGGAGGTGGGCGTGACCCTCAAGGAAAAGGAGCCGGGCTTTTACAAGATCTCCATGCGCTCGGCGGATCGTGCCAACGTGTCCCGGATCTGTGGACAGTTGGGGGGCGGCGGTCATGTGAAGGCGGCAGGCTGCGCCCTCCGGGGTACTCTGTCCCAGGTGAAGGAGATCCTGGTGAGAGCCGTGGAGCAGGAGTTGGCACTGCTATGAACGGGATATTATGCATGTACAAGCCGGAGGGGTTCACCTCCTTCGACGTGATCGCCAAGCTGCGGGGCATTCTGCAGATGCGGCGGCTGGGGCATGCGGGCACCCTGGATCCTATGGCAACCGGGGTGCTGCCGGTGTTTGTGGGCGGAGCGACCCGTGCCTGTGACATCCTCCCCAACCAGGAGAAAAGCTATCTTGCCCGGTTTGCCCTGGGCTATGAAACCGATACCCAGGACAGCACCGGCACCGTCACCAACCGATATGACCGGCAGGTGACAAGGCAGCAGTTGCTGGAGCTCCTGCCCCGGTTTACGGGTCGAATCAGTCAGATCCCTCCCATGTACTCCGCCGTATCCGTGGACGGGCGGCGGCTGTATGAGCTTGCTCGGCAGGGGGTGGAGGTGGAGCGGAAGCCCCGCACCGTTACCATGGATCGGCTGGAGCTGCGGCAGTTTGACGAAGCATCCCAGACCGGAACCCTGTTTCTTGCATGCTCCAAGGGCACCTATGTACGCACCATTCTTCACGATCTGGGCAGGGCGCTGGGCTGCGGTGGCGTTATGACCGGACTGGAGCGTCAGTCCTCCTGCGGTCTGACCCTGGAGGATTGCGTGACCTTTGCCCAGGTGGAGGCTGCCCGGGACGCAGGAACGCTTTCAGAGCTGCTGCTGCCCGTTGACCGGATGTTTGCGGCATACCCTGCCCTGCATCTGAATCCTGCCCAGAGCCGCATGTACCGGAACGGGGTCAAGCTGTCCCTGGATCGGCTCACCCTGCCGGAGCAGTCGGAGAAATACCGGATCTACGGGGATACGGGCTGCTTTTTCGGCATCGGCAGAACGGAGGAGGGCTTGCTCCGGGTGGACAAGAATCTGACCGCAGGAGAGGATGCATCGTGATCGTACTGACGCAGGGAAAAGCCCCCCGACCCACCGCTGTGGCACTGGGCTTGTTTGACGGGGTGCATCTGGGGCACCGGGCGGTGCTGCATGCCGCCGCCGCCCACAAGGCGGAGGGGCTTTTGCCGGCAGTGTTCACCTTTTCCGCCCCCTCCATATCCTACAAGCAGCATCGGCAGGTACAATTCCTGTATACGGACGCCCAGAAGCAGCAGTTGCTGGCGGCACAGGGTATGGAGCTGATCTACAGTCCCCTGTTCCCGGAGATCGCCCCTCTGACGGGGGAGGATTTTTCCGCACGGATCCTGCGGGATCTGCTCCGGGCGCAGGTGGTAGTCTGCGGAGAGGATTTCCGCTTCGGAAAAAATGCCGCCTGGGGCACCGGGGAGCTGATCCGCCTGGGACAGTCCCACGGCTACCGGGTGGAGTGCATCCCGCCGGTGCAGTTGGAGGGGGAACGGGTCTCCTCCCGGCGGATCCGGCAGCTTCTGGCTGACGGACATCCGGAGGCGGCTGCCCGGCTTCTGGGAGGGGATTACCGGATCGGAGGCATTGTGGAGCATGGCAATCAGCTAGGCAGAACCATGGGCTTCCCCACCTTGAATCAGTTTTTTACCCCGGGGCAATGCACCCCCCGGTTCGGGGTCTATGCCTCGGTGGCATATCCGGAGGGCAGTCCCGTGCCGGCAGTGACCAATATCGGCATGCGCCCCACCATCGGGGATACCAGCTGTCCCA from the Ruminococcus champanellensis 18P13 = JCM 17042 genome contains:
- the ribF gene encoding riboflavin biosynthesis protein RibF; its protein translation is MIVLTQGKAPRPTAVALGLFDGVHLGHRAVLHAAAAHKAEGLLPAVFTFSAPSISYKQHRQVQFLYTDAQKQQLLAAQGMELIYSPLFPEIAPLTGEDFSARILRDLLRAQVVVCGEDFRFGKNAAWGTGELIRLGQSHGYRVECIPPVQLEGERVSSRRIRQLLADGHPEAAARLLGGDYRIGGIVEHGNQLGRTMGFPTLNQFFTPGQCTPRFGVYASVAYPEGSPVPAVTNIGMRPTIGDTSCPIGETYILDWEGTLYGRDIPVALKAFLRPEQRFDGIAALSRQLARDIAAARDYGAKHQQEEQQ
- a CDS encoding aspartate kinase, with the translated sequence MANKVVKFGGSSLADAAQFRKVAAIIHAEDARRYVVPSAPGKRNSADTKVTDMLYACHELAQKGQEFSQDLNRIHSRYQGIIDDPGLAFSLDDAFARIAADLKQGASRDYAASRGEYLNGMLLANYLGYAFLDAAEVIRFDQNGAFQLDETIALLRQRLSGMDRVVLPGFYGATADGHVRTFSRGGSDVTGSILARAVKADIYENWTDVSGFLIADPRVVNDPKVISTITYEELRELSYMGATVLHEDAIFPVRTAGIPINIRNTNCPDAPGTMIVSDDNDEVSGYTITGIAGKKGFCAINMQKAMMNSELGFCRKVLGVLEDNGVNFEHMPSGIDTMSIIISEADMEGKEQQVLSQIRKAVNPDHIEVEHGIALLAVVGRGMRRTRGTAARIFAALAHARINIKMIDQGSSELNVIVGISESDFAEATRRIYDMFINSVE
- a CDS encoding DHH family phosphoesterase — encoded protein: MRIEIAQAAECLKQCEDVYILIHQSPDGDCVGAGFALMQLLHAMGKRAKVLCPEPIPARYGFLTAPDSGEFPAKYVIGVDVADLQLLGNLRSTYEGHVDLCIDHHISNTDYADRVCVDPDASAACQVLYEIIQALGIPLTDSMAACIYTGIATDTGCFKYENATARAHEIVAKLKREHALPYARINRNMFDVKSLGRLKMERAVMEIMEFYLDGRCTMICVTQDILRQMQVEEAELDGIAGLPLQVEGVEVGVTLKEKEPGFYKISMRSADRANVSRICGQLGGGGHVKAAGCALRGTLSQVKEILVRAVEQELALL
- the infB gene encoding translation initiation factor IF-2, producing MTKKIKLSDLAKDLNVPSQELIEALTKLDETKKKTGSSLTDQEVNYLLERYSQGNQVESFDAYYESRNDKPAEKPAPKLEEKPKRAAKSEPKKAAKPAPKPEAKPAAKQESKPAPKSEAKPAVKQENKPAPKSEAKPAAKQESKPAQKAKSVPDEARYAAAKEKTMSEAKPQKQQKPQKLQKSQPQQGQKIGSMSSESVIEKKQRTVDTRGSYVELDKYNERYEQIAPQNKHKENYSTKKQKINQKSQQRQKQQYSNKRETEAEKLRRLELERARKQQLKVMIPDSIMVSELATRLKVTVTDVIKKLMGLGVMATINQEIDFDTAALVAEELGAKVEKEVIVTIEERLIVDDEDDEGDLQERSPVVVVMGHVDHGKTSILDRIRHANVTASEAGGITQHIGAYQVNHGGKTITFLDTPGHEAFTAMRARGANITDIAILVVAADDGIMPQTVESINHAKAAGVSIIVAINKIDKEGADPERIKQELTEHELVCEEWGGDVICVPVSAKTGQGIDELLENILLVAEVKELKANPNRRAKGTVIEGRLDKGRGPIATLLVQNGTLHTGDVIIAGTAVGRVRVMTNFRGKVVKSAGPSVPVEITGLAEVPSAGDIFNAVADERLARELVEQRKHAAKEEQFKAYHKVTLDSLFSQIAEGEIKELPIIVKADVQGSVEAVKQSLEKLSNDEVRVKVIHGAVGAVSEGDVMLASASNAIIVGFNVRPDPVAAESAARDGVDIRLYRIIYDAIEEITTAMKGMLAPKFREVELGRAEVRQVYKISNVGTVAGCYVLSGKLTRNCEIRVVRDGIIVADDKIGSLKRFKDDAKEVTSGYECGVTLEKFADVKTGDIFEAFTMEEYRED
- the rimP gene encoding ribosome maturation factor RimP, with the protein product MKLKKNGATEQKVYALAAPLAESLGLVIWDVRFEKEGASWYLRVFIDKDEGISIDDCEAMSRPLSDLLDEADPIDQQYFLEVGSAGLERDLVRESHFAASIGAVVRMRLIRPDETGQKEYVGALESFDKEQVRLVLEDDTTVTAPFANIAHIKWHEDF
- the rbfA gene encoding 30S ribosome-binding factor RbfA; translated protein: MASYKSDRLAEDVKRELTAILRELKDPRIGQMLSIVRVDLSNDLSHCKVYVSSFEGLAVAQQSVEGLRSAEGFIRRELFHRLKMRKAPAMHFVADDSIAHAAEINQKLRDLEG
- the rnpM gene encoding RNase P modulator RnpM encodes the protein MKPKKIPMRLCLGCGEMKPKRELIRVVKAPDGEISLDTTGKKSGRGAYICPDPGCLEKAQKARRLERSFSCRVEGDVYDALQQQLAAATGSGDHLPEGG
- a CDS encoding GntR family transcriptional regulator, producing the protein MNINISNASGEPIYLQIASQIKTMILEGKLRAGEMLPSMRNLALELRISFMTTKRAYEELERQGFIESYTGKGSFVKAQNLELFREEQLKQIEALLAEAGQKAQQCGVTMEELHELLDLVNGGE
- a CDS encoding L7Ae/L30e/S12e/Gadd45 family ribosomal protein — protein: MMHCSSSLQQLLGLVTICRKAGKLICGFDPVGDAVKAGKAACVLLTRDASPRTVKEARFRWAEQVSVLDTPLTMEQLEQCFHRKVAVMAVCDGGFARRFAQLLEPEENNREPGSLTIDDVNP
- the nusA gene encoding transcription termination factor NusA, producing the protein MNNDFFAALSLLGAENSVETDLLVEKVKSAMTKAIHRAYPDSGDNVRVDIDPVTKTFDLCIIKTVVDDEPLDDNEINIDQARLIDPSAVVGGTVECKLDTASLSRNAAQSAKQSIRGDLREISRENLLTKFQDKENECITATVSQVEPGRGTVTLIYDKTELYLFRNEQIPGEVLKEGQSVKVYITGIANKQKKPIIKISRAHRDLVKRLFELEVPEIYDGTVEVMAISREAGARTKIAVQSHDPNVDAVGACIGPKRSRITAVVNELNGEKIDIINYSDKPEEFIAKALAPAEVLSVTITDPENRSCTVVVPNNQLSLAIGNRGQNAKLAAKLTGYKIDIKPEFENPIQGLE
- the truB gene encoding tRNA pseudouridine(55) synthase TruB, producing MNGILCMYKPEGFTSFDVIAKLRGILQMRRLGHAGTLDPMATGVLPVFVGGATRACDILPNQEKSYLARFALGYETDTQDSTGTVTNRYDRQVTRQQLLELLPRFTGRISQIPPMYSAVSVDGRRLYELARQGVEVERKPRTVTMDRLELRQFDEASQTGTLFLACSKGTYVRTILHDLGRALGCGGVMTGLERQSSCGLTLEDCVTFAQVEAARDAGTLSELLLPVDRMFAAYPALHLNPAQSRMYRNGVKLSLDRLTLPEQSEKYRIYGDTGCFFGIGRTEEGLLRVDKNLTAGEDAS